GCAATAAACAAAATTCAGTATCAATAAATGaaaaggttaaaaacaaaactgtcagATGCAACTGTATACTGACTTTTAccacaatttcagaaaataagGGGGTAGGTGTTAAAAGGTgtaaattaagcacatttttcagtAATAGGAATCCTAATGAgtcagaaataattatttctggGGCAAGAGGTATCCATAATTTAATCTTCTCAAAACCTGAGAAAACAGATTTTGGCAATGTGTCTCCATGTTTCTATATATTTGTGAACTAGTAAGAGTTCACAAACCTTCTTTCACCGGATGCATTTCCTGACTGGAAGAATCATTGTGGCATAGTTGGAAGAACACCTGATCTGGACTCTCCTACTGGCTCTCTCACCAATAAATATTTCACTTGGACATGCTCTGTTAAATACTGCTAATTAGTGTAGCTGCTATATGCTGAAAAGGCTTgagagggaagagggggagcACAGAGACCAACTAGGAGGATGTTATAGTGAGTGATACATTTGAGATGAAGGTGGCTTGAACTGGGAAGGTGGTAGTAGCAGAACTCATCAGATTCTAAATATACTTTGGATGTGCACTGTGAAAGCAACTAGGGTTTCTCATATGAGCACCTGGATAAGTGGTGATATCACTGACTGAAATAAGGAACTTGCAGAAGAAACAAGTttcaggaaaaaagcaagactgtTTTTAATATCAAATTTGAGATGCCTGCAATTCATCTAAATAGACTGGAGAAATCTAAGTTTGATAATTCAAGTCTGGAGCTCTGGGAACAAATTAGGGTGGAAAATATGAATTTGGAAGTTGTTGGCATTCAGATGGGATTTAAACCGACATAATTAAGAGATTAACTGAAGAATGGGTGTAGATAGAAATGAGAAGAAACCCAAGAACAGGGACGCAGGCCacatttagtttcttaagatGTGGAGTACTTAGCTTACAAAACTGTAAAGTTGTGGCCAGTGAAACAGAAGAAAGCTAGAAGAGTTCGGGATCTCTTATACCAAATAaatatatgacaaaaaaaaacTACTTATCTGCATCAAATGCTCAAAAAGGTGACATCTGTGAAGAGTACTTTTGGTTGAGTTATGGAAACAAAGTCAAATTAAAATAggttcaaagaaaatgaaaaatgagaaactgGAGACTATAAGTACAAATTTTATGCTCTTACAAGATCACTACTTAGGTGAAAAAAGACTGGTTGAAGCTCTCTATTACTCTCTTGTACTAAGTACTATgtcaggtactttttttttttttttggcagtactgcagtttgaacccagggtcttgtcaCTCTGCCACTTGCACCAGTATCAGGTACATATGCCCagggtggtcttgaactcacactcctccctctgcctcacaagtgctaggaaaatggggggaggagggatggagaaaaaaaaaagagcaataaaggagtgaacatgaagaaaaaaatcaactgcattttgttaacttaaaaaacatctattaaaaataattttgcaaaaatgAGTAAAACAAGACCTGAGGTCTTGTTAAATAAGTTGCCTTCTGTTATCCAGAAGGCAGTAAGGATTTAAGTATGGAACTATCTAGTTCTAAAgctttttgttgctttttcaaTTAAGCTCACTTCTTAGCAATCAGGAGAAACTATCATCTTCTTCAGTTTCTAACACTAGCCACAGAATACttccttttctatattttcatgttttttttatttaattttgctgtTTCATTTACTGTACTATCCCAAGAAACTCCACATAACACAAATGCCTACAGGGAGGAGGCATGAAGGTACAGGACCATTGCAAACTTCAGAATATATGCCAGGTCTACAAGTGACAGCTGCTATTCCACTCCAGGAGATTACAATGCCAAATcgtctgctttttgtttttgtttttttttttaagcaaagccaggttttgttttttttttaaatactaacaaTAAGCTAAATAACTACTATTTGCAGACCACATAACTTGTGAGTGGCTTTGGTCTGTTAGCTTTGCAACTCTCAGTTCCCTCTCCTATTAAGTGATTTTCATCAGACAGTGTTAACAAACAAATATACTTACCTTTAGGAATTAATTAGACATGCTACAatgctaagaaagaaaatttgatttcTATACTTTTTCAAGAATGATTAAGTGTAGCTATGTAGAGCAAAACTTACAAAAGTGAAAAGGACATATACTATTTAGTCTAAAGAAACTTAGATATGATTGGAGATGGGTAAGTTAACAACCCTATTACAAAACAAATTAGGTATATATTAGAAAGGAAACCACTATTGTCACAGTAGAAAGAGGTGATGTCACTATCAAAAACTTACAGTTTTGTTGAGAATgtggaagaaaaaattaaatccaaaaagtattcataaagaaaaggaaaacaatggaagAGAATCCAACTAAAtcaatagaataaataaaatcaaatacttgAAATGAATTGCAAAGCTGTTATCACTGcgtattttagaaagaaaaaatagagaacataCCAAAGCCATAGCCTTCGTACTGCTGTCGTTCACGCTCCATTGTCTGCTTGATGACAGTCTCCCGGGAATGGTGCCGCCTTCCCTGCCTGTCCTTGATGCTGTTATGTAACTCAATCTGCTCTAGCTCGCTGTTGAACCTATTTAAATACCTGAAAAATATGAACATGATTTCAGTTCCAAAGTCTATACATTTAAGTTCATATTACAAaacttagtttccagctgttatCTGTACTTTCAAAGTTCATATTCCTGAGTTCACCACGTCTCAAACTTCTTAACCTTTCCTGTATAGCTCAATTATTTCTTTAGCTTTAGTGACTGAATCAGTCTGCTATCTGCTGAACTGAGAGCACTCATATTGAACCAGTTACTATACTTCTCCATTTAGATGTTCCCTGGTGCTTCACCCTAACACATCAAACCTGTCATCACCCTGTTACCATCCACCCCACACCAAGCCTGTTCCACTTATTGGGCTCCCTAACTCAAGACTATAGTATGTCCATTGACCTAGCAGCCCGAGCAAGGTTATGTAGGCATCCTCCTTTACTCCTTTCTCATTATTCTACACCTAAGTTCTCACTAAAGACTGAGACTTCTACCTGCTTACTGTCTCTgggtttctttcatttctcttcgGTAAACTGCTACTAACCAAGCAGAGGCCTGCACTGCTACACTGGCCTCTCAACAGTCTGTCTTCTCACAAAGCCATATCCCCTCTCAGTACCTTTTCCCCATTTTAACAACTGTGACCTTCCTAAAGCTTAAATATGACCATCTCACATGCTTAATGTGTAAGTCTCCCACAGATCCTAATGTCCTTAGGTAAGATCCAAACTCAGACTGACAACTGAGGTTGTTCATAAGCCAACTGTCACTTATAGCACCTACCACACTAACCTTCATGAACATGTAATTCCAGTCACATTAAACATCTGATAGGTCACTACACCAGTCATCTTCTCTCTCACTCCTGGGCCTTTCACATGTTGTTCTTTCACACTAGCGGTTCTTCAAGCTATACCTTACCTCAATCTGCTAACCCCACCTGGGAGGAGTCAGTGCAGATGATCCTTCTCCAAGAGGCCTTTATGATCATTAGAAACAAACTGGGGTAACTACCACTCTGAGGCCCAGAAAGATTACAAAACTAAGAAGTAGGCCAAGCTAGAATACAAATCCACTGTTAACAAAGCCCATTTGCTCTTCTTTCAAATCCAAAGCCAAACTCCGTTGCTTAAAAAACAGCCTggacctagcaagtgcaagactgtGAATCCGAAGtgcagtgccacacacacacacacacacacacacacacacacgcgcacgcgcgcacacacaatTCCCTTTTCTGACCCTTTGCTTGTAATATACCTGGTGTTTACCTTTCAGTTAATTCACAAGCATCTTTCTTTGAATATCTCACTTTTTGAGGATCTAGATGATTATGAAACCACTGCAGTTTTTCACCTGTAAACAACAAGTACCAAGGCAGTTCAGCATCACAGGTCATCATCTAAACAAAGAGGTACTCTTTATAATTCTCAGTCTCAATGCACTTAAAACCAACCcaaaattatttcattgttaAATAAAAAGCTCTGTGTAGGCTCGAAGTTAATCAAATCAGTCTGTCAGAAATCGTCACATTTGAACTcagaaaatagacaaaagatGAGAACAATGCTCTTCTATTCACATTTCTTATCTAATATTGAGCAGGAAAGACTTCAGtagaacagaaaacaaagttataagaatttaaaaagcaaagggCACAATTTGTTCAGGATAAAATTAAAACCCTGATTAATGATGAAAATGATATTTGCTAAACACTTAGATTGCAGGCACTATGACAAGAGCTTTACAATTCTATGAGGATTAGTACTACTATCTACATTTACATATGATATTAACTAACATACAGGGCCACAAAGTTAATGAATGCATTGAGCTAAAAGAGCTGCCAGATGAAAGACTGAAATAAATTATCAATGGCCAGGAGAACTCATCCTTAAGAACATATCTGACCATCAGGGTCTCACTTTCAGTCAGATTTCCCACACAGATTCCCTGCTTAGACATATTATTCTATTATCTGATGAAGCATTAGAGATGAAGCTTCAACTACCTTTTATTTTAGTAATAAAGCCCAGTAgtcactatttttaaatttcagaccTGTCAGTAAAATTTACTATCAATAAGCTTTACCAGAGAGAGTGATTATGACACTGAGATACAGACTGAAGATGTTCTTTTTATAATACTTCAGCCACTGCTTTTACTTAAATCTAAGATGcctcccaaagacccatgtgctAAATGCCTGGCCTCCAGCCCATGGTACTATTGGAAACCTTTAAGAAAAGTGGCCTAGTGGTAGGTCTTATGTCATTGAGAAAGGGCCCTTGGAGGGGTTATTGGGTCTTGAactcttcctgcctctctttgcttcctggctaccatgaggtgagcaacttgcTCTATCACACACTTCCCAACATGATATGCTGCCTTGCAACAGGTCCCAAAGCAACACAGCCAACTGACCAAGGACTGAAACTAGCAAgtctctgagccaaaataaaccctttctcATTACAAGCTGACTTTTTTTCACTTAcgtgttacagtaatggaaagctgactaatctTAGTGGTTAGGAAGCTAGAATTAAACTTCAGAGAGAATGGTGGATAAATGTAAATATTCACAGAGACGGGAAGATAGTATAAACTTAAACAAGTTCTGGAAACAGCTAGGAATCATTAGCATTGTTTAAAAGTTACTGGTTTGTTTCACTACATTTAATCAAGTCTTGTTAAAAAAGGTACTTAGATAAAAGTATTATTTCAGTAGTAacgtaaaaagaaaaacttatatAGGGCAAAATTCACTATACACTAGCCAGGatttcaaataagcaaaaacactTACCAATAAGGTTGAGACGCAAGGccttttcattcttcattcttaGAAGAAGAGTGGtatatacacattaaaaaattaagttttagaaatctggcaaaaaaagcaaaaataaaaactacccaAAGAACTTTAATTCaaatatcattttacatttataaaggTAATCTTAATaacacagaaacatgaaatgCTATGATGGCTGATCTTGAGTGTCAACTTAACTGGATAAGAAATGCATAGGCGATCAAAGCACATCTCTGGTTCTGTCATGATGGCTTTTTCCAGAGAGGAATAAGATGAGGGACAACCTGCCCTTAATGTGGTAGTGTCATTTCAAAAGCAGAGGGACAAacagaataaaaggggaaagagagaaaagctaGCTGAGCACgatggtgcatgactgtaatcccagcactcagaggcagaTTGGAgtgttcaagatcagcctgaactacaaagagaccctatctcaaaaacccaaacacacatgcataaaaaataagaaaaccagaAATCCCATTTCATATGAGAAAATTGGGTAAATGAAGTcatgaaaaaaacatttaaacattttcttagctacagaatgggagaaactaTTCACAGAACTTGTGTACAGAGTATACAAACAGTTCTTACTACCTAACAATAAGCATATATTAT
The sequence above is drawn from the Castor canadensis chromosome 14, mCasCan1.hap1v2, whole genome shotgun sequence genome and encodes:
- the Tma16 gene encoding translation machinery-associated protein 16 isoform X4, which translates into the protein MKNEKALRLNLIGEKLQWFHNHLDPQKVRYSKKDACELTERYLNRFNSELEQIELHNSIKDRQGRRHHSRETVIKQTMERERQQYEGYGFEIPDLLDGSNLKMFREWDFDLKKLPNIKMRKVCANDAIPKKRKKKPILTIDKDLGELALTGDSDASDEEMTPVPFCLSLS
- the Tma16 gene encoding translation machinery-associated protein 16 isoform X3; the protein is MPKTLKGKSTGREKKVIHPYSRKAAQITREAHKQEKKEKMKNEKALRLNLIGEKLQWFHNHLDPQKVRYSKKDACELTERYLNRFNSELEQIELHNSIKDRQGRRHHSRETVIKQTMERERQQYEGYGFEIPDLLDGSNLKMFRANRRGINDFLPANICRQHTAIGKPQEKMD